CGGAAACGATGCGGATCCAATGTTCGTGGTCGCTGCCGACGAGCACGGCATCCTCCAGGCGCTGCCGCTGGGCGCAGGGCACGATATTGCGCAACCGTACGGCGAATTGGGGCTGCGCCTCGAGGACGAAACCAGCATCATCGCGCTGACGGCCCGCACGGCGAACCCTTCGTCATGTTTCCTGCGCCCCGGCATCCCTCTGCGAAGCGTCCCCGACTGGCATATCGTGCGCTGGCTCGGCCGCGAAGGGATTCGCTGCATGCCGCTGGAATTGAAGGACGGCACAGGCGTCGCCGTCATCGCGGCCGACGAGCTCAACCCGCTGCCGCCCGCCGCCGCGCGCGTCGTGGCCGCCCTCGCGAGCGCTGCGGCGCGGGCGCTGCGCGATCTCGACCGGCGGCGCAGCGCGCGCGCCGAAACCGAAGAACGCATCGAGGCGCATCATCGCGAACATGTCCGGCGCATCGTCCACGAAGCGCGCAGTCCGCTGACCGTCATCAAGAGCTATCTTGGCCTCGTCGCCCAGCACCATCCGGATGCGCCGGGGCTCGCCGGAAAAATGGATGCGCTGCACGGCGAGATTGACCGCATCACCGAGCTTCTGGAGCGCGCAGCCCGCACTCCCGTTGCCGAACCCGAACCCGCACGCTGCCGCGTCCCCGAGCTGCTGCAGGAACTCCACGGCCTGTACGGCGAATCCCTGTTCGCGCGGCGCGGCATCCATTTCGAGGTGCGCGCCGCAGCCGCTGTGCCTGCCGCCGCGATCCCGGGTTCGGCACTGCGCCAGGTGCTGTTGAACCTGTTCCGCAATGCGGCCGAGGCCCTCCACCCGGGAGGCCGCTTCTCGGTCGCCGTCCCCGGCCAGCTGCTTGCGAACGGCAGGCAATGCCTGGAAATCCGCCTGATCGACAACGGCCCCGGCCTGCCCGCGGAACGGCTCGCGGATCTTTTCAGTCCGCGCCCGAGCGGCAAGGGCAGCGGACACGACGGCATCGGTCTGTCGATCGTCCAGGAAATCCTCCAGCAATGGCACGGCCTGATTCTTTGCCGCAGCCAGGCCGGGAGCGGCACGAGCTTCCAATTGCTGTTACCTCTGGATACAAACGCCTGAACTGAGGCATTATTGTCCGTCCAGCGAATGCATTGATCAGAGCGGAGAACCATGGCTATTCCGGCAGAAGAGCCTTTCTATGACAGTGCATCCGACGCTCGGACGGATTGCGCCTCGGCGCGCATCCTCGTCGTCGATGATGACGCACCGCTGCGGCGCACCCTGCCGCATCTGCTCGCAAGCGAAGGGCGCAGCTTCGACGATTGCGCGAGCGTCGCCGAAACGATCGTCCGGCTGCACGACACGCAGTACGACCTGATCCTGCTCGACTACCGCCTGCCCGACGGCACCGGTCTTGCCGTGCTCGACTGGCTCGCGAGCCGTCGCCGCAGCGAAGCCGTGATCATGATTTCCGGCGAGGATGCGATCGACGCCGCGATCGGCGCGCTGCGACGCGGGGCGGACGACTTCGTGCGCAAGCCCTACCATGTCGCGCAGCTGCAGCGCGCCGTGCAGGGCGCGCTGCACAAGACGGCGCTGGAGCGCGCGAATCAGGCGATGAGCCGGCGCCTGCGCGCCTCGGAGCGACTGCACCGCTATCTCGTCGAGAGTTCGCCGGACCTGATCTTCACCCTCGATACCGCCGGGCGCTTCAGTTACCTCAACCCGCGCGTCGAAGAGCTCCTCGGATTCGAGCGCGACCAGCTGATCGGCACTCCGTTCCTGTCGCTCGTGATGCCGGACGACGCGGAGCGCATCGAACGCCTGCTGGAGGCGGAACAAAAAGGCGCCGGCGCCGCGTTTTCCGTCGAGCTGCGGCTGCGCCGCCCGAGGCCCG
The window above is part of the Azoarcus sp. PA01 genome. Proteins encoded here:
- a CDS encoding ATP-binding protein, which gives rise to MTVLSEQRLFPFRSFAPLAEHRERALRLLAPDAPDWDELASLILRDPALLCSIFVAAPLPPRQRLASTLRLELSQRLQVLGASVLRAWLLQLAWNAAPLEHAVRLRSGQALIVAECALHLALETRYAYPDEAYLAGLWHPFGSTVVQRCGLAGPLADALAFDHPLEEAARSAHPLVPLLHTARRLAGEGWEHELPGLAQKCGLSVEALLSLRTDVGFLVRQSSIPPALSDGTAEESRDETGGAAPRVAWPAASCGSGLDPMLDTALSALLRTAFIDLDPPRVTERLTLALRLLCGNDADPMFVVAADEHGILQALPLGAGHDIAQPYGELGLRLEDETSIIALTARTANPSSCFLRPGIPLRSVPDWHIVRWLGREGIRCMPLELKDGTGVAVIAADELNPLPPAAARVVAALASAAARALRDLDRRRSARAETEERIEAHHREHVRRIVHEARSPLTVIKSYLGLVAQHHPDAPGLAGKMDALHGEIDRITELLERAARTPVAEPEPARCRVPELLQELHGLYGESLFARRGIHFEVRAAAAVPAAAIPGSALRQVLLNLFRNAAEALHPGGRFSVAVPGQLLANGRQCLEIRLIDNGPGLPAERLADLFSPRPSGKGSGHDGIGLSIVQEILQQWHGLILCRSQAGSGTSFQLLLPLDTNA